A genomic stretch from Scatophagus argus isolate fScaArg1 chromosome 19, fScaArg1.pri, whole genome shotgun sequence includes:
- the knstrn gene encoding small kinetochore-associated protein has translation MFSKIPRGVQVPAETKKTGHKPEPKDTAAVTANAAQKSDGVLKCQKENLPRKNAAPKVHKGVSTRYGQQVELKEQNQHLLATNEELQKNLTDTQQRVAELELQFSDLEKENVGLQKNLKDCHVLLVAAKIDPVLGERVGEAAQQNEDQRKEVMSVSTDLLHELKAFGDIASQQRARLEEIQTTMTELAKAREHMIQEREDFSLEAAEMEKALQEAEALLL, from the exons ATGTTCTCCAAAATCCCAAGAG gtgtGCAGGTACCTGCAGAAACGAAGAAAACCGGTCATAAACCTGAACCCAAAGACACAGCAGCTGTAACAGCAAATGCTGCCCAAAAGTCAGATGGTGTccttaaatgtcaaaaagaaaacttgCCAAG GAAAAATGCTGCTCCTAAGGTTCACAAGGG AGTCTCCACCAGGTATGGGCAACAGGTAGAGCTCAAGGAGCAAAATCAACATTTGCTGGCTACAaatgaggagctgcagaaaaacctcacagacacacag CAAAGAGTAGCTGAGTTGGAGCTACAATTCAGCGACCTTGAAAAGGAGAATGTGGGGTTACAGAAAAACCTGAAAGACTGTCATGTACTCCTAGTCGCAGCCAAAATAGACCCAG TTTTAGGAGAAAGGGTTGGAGAAGCTGCACAACAAAATGAAGATCAAAGAAAAGAAGTCATg AGTGTCTCCACAGACCTGCTGCATGAACTGAAAGCGTTTGGAGACATTGCATCACAGCAACGAGCCCGGTTAGAG gaaaTCCAGACAACAATGACAGAACTCGCCAAAGCACGAGAACATATGATACAAGAAAGGGAGGACTTTTCCCTGGAGGctgcagaaatggaaaaagcCCTCCAAGAAGCAGAAGCTCTCTTGTTGTAA